In one Streptomyces sp. T12 genomic region, the following are encoded:
- a CDS encoding dihydrofolate reductase family protein yields MPSYPYVLLSAAVSLDGYLDDTTPERLLLSSPADFDRVDEVRASVDAILIGAGTIRADNPRLLVNSAERRAARVAAGKPEYPLKVTVSASGELDPAANFWHTGGQKIVYTTEKGAERLRRAPVAADVVALGAELDWRGLLEHLHEVRGVERLMVEGGGTIHTQLLQQGLADEVQLVLAPLFVGDPEAPRLFGPGGYQGGRLRLLETRRIEDVVLMRYEPTAPGAGALPSAADRHWLARACDLATQCPPSETAFSVGAVVVAADGTELARGYSREGGDPVVHAEEAALAKIAAGDPRLATATVYSSLEPCTRRASRPAPCARLILAAGVRRVVTAWREPDTFVVAADGSGVLAGQGVDVLVLPEYEKRAKAPNGHLLS; encoded by the coding sequence ATGCCGTCGTACCCCTACGTCCTGCTGTCCGCCGCGGTCTCGCTGGACGGCTACCTCGACGACACCACCCCCGAGCGCCTGCTGCTGTCCAGCCCGGCCGACTTCGACCGGGTCGACGAGGTACGGGCCTCGGTGGACGCGATCCTCATCGGCGCCGGCACCATCCGGGCGGACAATCCGCGGCTGCTGGTGAACTCGGCCGAGCGACGGGCCGCGCGGGTGGCGGCGGGGAAACCCGAGTATCCGCTGAAGGTCACGGTCAGCGCGTCCGGCGAACTGGATCCGGCGGCGAACTTCTGGCACACGGGCGGTCAGAAGATCGTCTACACGACGGAGAAGGGCGCGGAGCGGCTGCGGCGGGCGCCGGTCGCGGCGGATGTGGTCGCGCTGGGCGCCGAGCTGGACTGGCGGGGGCTGCTGGAGCACCTGCACGAGGTGCGCGGTGTCGAGCGGCTGATGGTGGAGGGCGGCGGCACGATCCACACGCAGCTGCTGCAGCAGGGGCTCGCGGACGAGGTGCAGCTGGTGCTGGCACCGCTGTTCGTGGGGGATCCGGAGGCGCCGCGGCTGTTCGGGCCGGGGGGATACCAGGGCGGGCGCCTGCGGCTGCTGGAGACGCGGCGGATCGAGGACGTCGTCCTGATGCGCTACGAGCCGACGGCGCCCGGCGCCGGTGCCCTTCCCTCCGCCGCGGATCGGCACTGGCTGGCACGGGCGTGTGACCTGGCGACGCAGTGCCCGCCGTCGGAGACGGCCTTCAGTGTCGGGGCGGTGGTGGTGGCGGCCGACGGTACGGAACTGGCGCGCGGGTACTCCAGGGAGGGCGGCGATCCCGTGGTGCACGCGGAGGAGGCGGCGCTCGCGAAGATCGCGGCCGGTGATCCGAGGCTGGCGACGGCGACGGTGTACAGCAGCCTGGAGCCGTGTACCCGGCGGGCCTCCCGGCCGGCGCCCTGCGCGCGGCTGATCCTGGCGGCGGGGGTGCGGCGGGTGGTGACGGCTTGGCGGGAGCCGGACACGTTCGTGGTGGCGGCCGACGGCAGTGGGGTGCTGGCGGGACAGGGGGTGGATGTCCTGGTCCTGCCGGAGTACGAGAAGCGGGCAAAGGCCCCGAATGGTCACCTGCTGTCGTGA
- a CDS encoding MarR family winged helix-turn-helix transcriptional regulator has translation MTTRWLSPEEQRAWRAYIASAALVEDALDRQLQQEAGMPHLYYSILATLSEAPERRLRMTDLAEGLKITRSRLTYAVTRLEKDGLVGREDCRWDKRGSIATLTEEGMRVLERTAPGHVETVRALLFDRLTPEQVGQLEEIFTAVAEGFQGEDAHATADDVPWRRRSGKSCS, from the coding sequence ATGACGACTCGCTGGCTCTCCCCCGAGGAGCAGCGCGCCTGGCGCGCCTACATCGCCTCCGCCGCCCTCGTGGAGGACGCGCTGGACCGGCAGCTCCAGCAGGAAGCCGGCATGCCCCATCTGTATTACTCCATCCTCGCCACCCTGTCCGAGGCTCCGGAGCGCCGGTTGCGCATGACCGATCTCGCCGAGGGGCTGAAGATCACCCGGAGCCGGCTGACGTACGCCGTGACGCGGCTGGAGAAGGACGGGCTGGTGGGGCGCGAGGACTGCCGCTGGGACAAGCGCGGCAGCATCGCGACGCTCACCGAGGAAGGGATGCGTGTCCTGGAGCGTACGGCCCCGGGGCATGTGGAGACCGTACGGGCGCTGCTCTTCGACCGGCTGACCCCGGAGCAGGTCGGCCAGCTGGAGGAGATCTTCACCGCGGTCGCCGAGGGCTTCCAGGGCGAGGACGCGCACGCCACCGCGGATGACGTGCCCTGGCGGCGGCGCTCCGGCAAGTCCTGTTCGTGA
- the ribA gene encoding GTP cyclohydrolase II has translation MPDFTAAATQRARVRVPLRFHDGYSVDAELVTFHGLTDGQEHVAVVLGDPAPGTTPLVRLHSECLTGDVFGSARCDCGPQLREAVERIAERGGVLLYLRQEGRGIGLYNKLDAYALQDQGLDTYAANAALGLPEDARDYTAAAQMLTALGIGALDLLSNNPDKADQLRALGIEVQGRVPTGVFATADNVRYLRAKVLQTQHTLPLGALAGLNAG, from the coding sequence ATGCCCGACTTCACCGCCGCCGCCACCCAGCGCGCCCGCGTCCGGGTCCCGCTGCGCTTCCACGACGGTTACTCCGTAGACGCCGAACTGGTCACCTTCCACGGCCTGACCGACGGCCAGGAGCACGTGGCCGTCGTCCTCGGCGACCCGGCCCCCGGCACCACCCCGCTGGTCCGGCTGCACTCCGAGTGCCTGACCGGCGACGTCTTCGGCTCGGCCCGCTGCGACTGCGGCCCCCAGCTGCGCGAGGCCGTCGAGCGCATCGCCGAGCGCGGCGGCGTGCTGCTGTACCTGCGCCAGGAGGGCCGCGGCATCGGGCTCTACAACAAGCTGGACGCGTACGCCCTCCAGGACCAGGGCCTCGACACCTACGCCGCGAACGCCGCCCTCGGCCTGCCGGAGGACGCCCGCGACTACACGGCGGCCGCCCAGATGCTCACCGCCCTCGGCATCGGCGCACTGGACCTGCTCTCCAACAACCCCGACAAGGCCGACCAGTTGCGCGCCCTGGGCATCGAGGTCCAGGGCCGCGTACCCACCGGCGTCTTCGCCACCGCGGACAACGTCCGCTACCTGCGCGCGAAGGTGCTGCAGACCCAGCACACGCTGCCGCTGGGGGCCCTCGCGGGGCTCAACGCGGGCTGA
- a CDS encoding S8 family serine peptidase, with translation MPTTPHPAPIPGATRVARIAVAAGLVAALSAAGPIPLALAADGSPATAAEPGVKSAHDKLGSDDADLLAEAKAQRDKTVTMMIATAPGQTEKVAEELDAIKGGSVGRTYDKLGYVRATVPTARADSAITAAAKLSSVQAIDLRDEIPLEEPSLESGGKSSASAAAYPGPDKNTPAKNPYNPSFETGAVDFVKKNPKADGRGVTIGVLDTGVDLASPALQKTTTGERKIVDWVTATDPIVDGDGTWRAMTSSVSGPAFTYGGKSWKAPEGSYRISTFREDVTNQGKVTDGDADGDVNRDGDTTDDWGVLYDPAAGTVTVDVDDNGDFTDDTPMKPYKDGHQVGRFGTDNPATDIPESQDFVVEVRKDVPMDPLGGDWVGKKADFVNIGLTAGSHGSHVAGITAANGMFGGKMNGAAPGAKIVSARACIFGPGCSNVALTEGMIDLVVNRGVDVVNMSIGGLPPLNDGNNAGAELYTRLIDTYGVQLVLSGGNSGPGANTIGDPGLADKVISVGAGVSKETFAANYGTGVRNEYQLFNFSSRGPREDGGFTPTVVAPGSAVSTIPAWMPGAPIAEAGWKLPAGYAMYNGTSMASPQTAGASALLLSAAKQQGIKLTPVKLRTALTSTAKHIEGLQAYEEGAGLIDVVDAWKAIKAGATAHDYAVKAPVDTALDQALKTPGFGTGVYDREGGLKAGQKKTYDVTITRTSGPGGSLPHILRLANNKARTFSIVGPKVVDLPLNKAVTVKVQAAPKHAGIKSAILQADDPRTAGVDKQILNTVVVSTPVQHTFTASGSVQRNNFKSYFVTVPEGTKSLQVTLGGLKEGSRTLFSAISPYGTPVADNDTTTTDIASYEDPLPGVWEIEVDSRRTSALLDNPYQLNATVYGASFDPAAVTVPEAKVGTPVAASWTVTNKLEAVEGNLKGGALGSSKTGRPTIAGGETQTSTVEVPEGTTSLDVAIGKVSDLGSDLDLNVYDAEGKLVGQSADGDSEEAVSIANPAAGKYTVEVVGFEVPSGSTAYDYRDAFFSSALGSVTVDESPVKLGTGDSAKVAANVTVARAVPEGRQLFGEVRLVNTRGTTAGVGGVTIEKVTP, from the coding sequence ATGCCCACCACCCCCCACCCGGCCCCGATACCGGGCGCGACACGCGTCGCCCGTATCGCCGTGGCCGCGGGCCTCGTCGCCGCGCTCTCCGCGGCGGGGCCCATACCCCTCGCCCTCGCCGCGGACGGCTCACCCGCCACCGCGGCCGAACCCGGCGTCAAGTCCGCGCACGACAAGCTCGGTTCGGACGACGCCGACCTCCTCGCGGAGGCCAAGGCACAGCGCGACAAGACCGTCACGATGATGATCGCCACGGCGCCCGGCCAGACCGAGAAGGTCGCCGAGGAGCTGGACGCGATCAAGGGCGGCTCCGTGGGCCGTACGTACGACAAGCTCGGATACGTACGGGCCACGGTGCCGACCGCCAGGGCGGACTCGGCGATCACGGCCGCCGCCAAGCTCTCCTCCGTGCAGGCCATCGACCTGCGGGACGAAATACCCCTGGAGGAGCCGAGCCTCGAAAGCGGCGGCAAGTCGAGCGCCTCCGCGGCCGCTTACCCCGGCCCGGACAAGAACACCCCCGCGAAGAACCCGTACAACCCGTCCTTCGAGACGGGCGCGGTGGACTTCGTGAAGAAGAACCCGAAGGCGGACGGCCGTGGCGTGACCATCGGCGTCCTCGACACCGGTGTCGACCTCGCGAGCCCCGCGCTGCAGAAGACCACCACCGGTGAGCGCAAGATCGTCGACTGGGTGACCGCCACCGACCCCATCGTCGACGGCGACGGCACCTGGCGGGCGATGACCAGCTCCGTCTCGGGGCCGGCCTTCACCTACGGCGGCAAGAGCTGGAAGGCCCCTGAGGGCTCGTACCGGATCAGCACCTTCCGTGAGGACGTCACCAACCAGGGCAAGGTCACGGACGGCGACGCCGACGGCGACGTCAACCGCGACGGCGACACCACCGACGACTGGGGCGTCCTGTACGACCCGGCGGCCGGGACGGTCACCGTCGACGTCGACGACAACGGCGACTTCACCGACGACACCCCGATGAAGCCGTACAAGGACGGCCACCAGGTCGGCCGCTTCGGCACGGACAACCCGGCCACGGACATCCCCGAGAGCCAGGACTTCGTCGTGGAGGTCCGCAAGGACGTCCCGATGGATCCGCTGGGCGGCGACTGGGTCGGCAAGAAGGCCGACTTCGTCAACATCGGCCTCACCGCCGGTTCGCACGGCAGCCACGTGGCCGGCATCACCGCCGCCAACGGCATGTTCGGCGGCAAGATGAACGGCGCCGCCCCCGGTGCGAAGATCGTCTCCGCGCGGGCCTGCATCTTCGGCCCGGGCTGCTCGAACGTCGCGCTCACCGAGGGCATGATCGACCTCGTCGTCAACCGTGGCGTCGACGTCGTCAACATGTCCATCGGCGGCCTGCCCCCGCTGAACGACGGCAACAACGCAGGCGCCGAGCTCTACACGCGGCTCATCGACACCTACGGCGTCCAGCTCGTCCTCTCCGGCGGCAACTCCGGCCCCGGCGCCAACACCATCGGCGACCCGGGCCTGGCCGACAAGGTCATCTCGGTCGGCGCCGGCGTCTCCAAGGAGACCTTCGCCGCCAACTACGGCACCGGCGTGCGCAACGAGTACCAGCTGTTCAACTTCTCCTCGCGCGGCCCGCGTGAGGACGGCGGCTTCACCCCGACCGTCGTCGCCCCCGGCTCCGCGGTCAGCACGATCCCGGCCTGGATGCCCGGCGCGCCGATCGCCGAGGCGGGCTGGAAGCTGCCGGCCGGCTACGCCATGTACAACGGCACGTCGATGGCGTCCCCGCAGACGGCGGGCGCGAGCGCGCTGCTGCTGAGCGCCGCCAAGCAGCAGGGCATCAAGCTGACGCCGGTGAAGCTGCGCACGGCTCTCACCTCGACCGCCAAGCACATCGAGGGACTTCAGGCGTACGAGGAGGGTGCCGGCCTCATCGACGTCGTCGACGCCTGGAAGGCGATCAAGGCGGGCGCCACCGCCCACGACTACGCCGTCAAGGCCCCGGTCGACACCGCGCTCGACCAGGCGCTGAAGACGCCGGGCTTCGGCACGGGCGTCTACGACCGCGAGGGCGGCCTCAAGGCCGGCCAGAAGAAGACGTACGACGTCACCATCACCCGTACGTCCGGCCCCGGCGGCTCGCTCCCGCACATCCTGCGCCTGGCGAACAACAAGGCCCGCACCTTCTCGATCGTCGGCCCGAAGGTGGTCGACCTGCCGCTGAACAAGGCGGTGACCGTCAAGGTCCAGGCCGCGCCGAAGCACGCGGGCATCAAGAGCGCGATCCTTCAGGCCGACGACCCGAGGACGGCGGGCGTCGACAAGCAGATCCTCAACACCGTCGTGGTCTCCACGCCGGTCCAGCACACCTTCACCGCCTCGGGCTCGGTGCAGCGCAACAACTTCAAGTCGTACTTCGTCACCGTCCCCGAGGGCACGAAGTCGCTCCAGGTCACGCTCGGCGGGCTGAAGGAGGGCAGCCGGACGCTGTTCAGCGCCATCAGCCCGTACGGCACCCCGGTCGCCGACAACGACACCACCACGACGGACATCGCCTCCTACGAGGACCCGCTGCCCGGCGTCTGGGAGATCGAGGTCGACTCGCGCCGTACGTCGGCCCTGCTGGACAACCCGTACCAGCTGAACGCCACCGTGTACGGCGCGTCCTTCGACCCGGCGGCCGTGACCGTCCCGGAGGCCAAGGTCGGCACGCCGGTCGCCGCCTCCTGGACGGTGACCAACAAGCTGGAGGCCGTGGAGGGCAACCTCAAGGGCGGCGCACTCGGCTCGTCGAAGACCGGGCGGCCGACCATCGCCGGCGGTGAGACGCAGACCAGCACCGTCGAGGTGCCCGAGGGCACCACCTCGCTGGACGTCGCCATCGGCAAGGTCTCCGACCTGGGCTCCGACCTCGACCTGAACGTGTACGACGCCGAGGGCAAGCTCGTCGGCCAGTCCGCGGACGGCGACTCCGAGGAGGCCGTCTCCATCGCCAACCCGGCCGCCGGCAAGTACACCGTCGAGGTCGTCGGCTTCGAGGTGCCGTCCGGCTCCACCGCGTACGACTACCGGGACGCCTTCTTCTCCTCCGCGCTCGGTTCGGTCACCGTCGACGAGTCGCCGGTGAAGCTCGGCACGGGCGACTCGGCGAAGGTGGCGGCGAACGTCACGGTCGCGCGGGCCGTGCCCGAGGGCCGGCAGCTCTTCGGTGAGGTACGGCTGGTGAACACGCGCGGGACGACCGCGGGTGTCGGCGGGGTGACGATCGAGAAGGTCACGCCGTAG